The Streptomyces collinus DNA segment GGACCGGGTGTACCGGTCGGCCCCGGCCATCGCCGGTGGCGTGCTGCTGCTCGCCATCGCCGGATGGCTCGGCGTCGACGCGGTGATCTCCGGGGAGGGGCGCACGCCGTGGCTCGCCCTCGCCCTGCTGCTCCTCGTCGTGCCGCTGGTCGTCGCCTTCACCCTGCGCCCGGCCGTGTACGCCGGCGACGACCGGCTGCGGATCCGCAACCCCTTCCGCATCGTCGTCGTGCCCTGGGGGCAGGTCGCCTCGCTGCGCTCCGCCTACTCGAACGAGGTCCTCACCGAGTCCGGTGCGAAGTACCAGCTGTGGGCCGTGCCGGTGTCGCTGCGCGCGCGCAAGAAGGCCGCGCGGCGCGAGATGCGGGCGACGGCGCAGGCGCGGCGGGAGATGGGGCGCGAAGGGAGCCGGGGCAGCGCGCTCGGCACGACCGAGGGGCTGAGGCAGGGCTTCAGCCGGGAGCCGCTGTCGGACGGGCCCGTGCGGGCGGAGACCGACCGGATCATGGACGACCTGCGGGGGCTGCACGAGGCGCGGCGGCAGGCGGAGTCGGCGCGGGGCGAGGTGACCGTGCGGTGGGCGTACGAGGTGCTGGCGCCGGCGGTTGCGGGGGCCGTGCTGGTGCTGATTCTGGTGGTGCTGGGGTGATGGACCGGCCGGTTCTGGTCCGCTGACCGTGCGACGGGTTGGGGTACCGCTGGGCTGACCGTGCGACGGGTTCTGGCGGGCCTGCCGCCCGCGCGGTGCTGCCGGTGCCGGGTTCCGGGTGCGCGTCGCCTCATGGAAAACCGGTGGAGCCGGTGTGCTCCCCGGGCCTAGGTTCGGGGAGCATGAGCACCCGTACCTTTCGTGTCACCGTCCGAGGCGTTTTCGACGGGCTGAGTGCCGACCAGCGGGCCGGGCTGCTGGCGCGGGCCGCGGAGCACGACGTGCTGCGCGCGGCCTTCACGCCCGAGGGGAGCCTCACGTACGACGTGGCCGTGCGGCCCGCCTTCACCTTCCGCTTCCTG contains these protein-coding regions:
- a CDS encoding PH domain-containing protein, producing MTSPESQPPAPQPAEPESKDRVYRSAPAIAGGVLLLAIAGWLGVDAVISGEGRTPWLALALLLLVVPLVVAFTLRPAVYAGDDRLRIRNPFRIVVVPWGQVASLRSAYSNEVLTESGAKYQLWAVPVSLRARKKAARREMRATAQARREMGREGSRGSALGTTEGLRQGFSREPLSDGPVRAETDRIMDDLRGLHEARRQAESARGEVTVRWAYEVLAPAVAGAVLVLILVVLG